A genomic segment from Streptosporangium roseum DSM 43021 encodes:
- a CDS encoding dihydrodipicolinate synthase family protein: MHDLFRRGCVIPAHPLALTGERRLDERRQRALTRYYVEAGAGGLAVGVHTTQFAIHGTPLLPPVLELAAETAREYDREVLLVAGATGPTAQAVAEAELAASLGYHMVLLSPARDLDEDELIERARAVGEVLPVIGFYLQPAVGGRQLSRNFWTELASIDAVVGIKVAPFDRYRTLDVLHGVCRAGREGEVALYTGNDDHILADLITPHRVVVDGREVELEFVGGLLGQWAVWVRRAVELLEEAKRARAGDDVAVRRLLTLDGHLTDANAAIFDVAGGFHGCIPGIHEVLRRQGLLAGRWCLDPAEDLSPGQLAEIDRIWAAYPWLRDDDFVAEGLDRWLG; encoded by the coding sequence GTGCATGATCTGTTCCGGCGGGGATGTGTGATCCCGGCCCACCCGCTGGCGCTGACCGGCGAGCGCCGGCTGGACGAGCGGCGCCAACGGGCGCTGACCCGCTACTACGTCGAGGCGGGGGCGGGGGGACTGGCCGTCGGGGTGCACACGACGCAGTTCGCCATCCACGGCACCCCGCTGCTGCCCCCGGTGCTCGAACTGGCGGCCGAGACCGCCCGCGAGTACGACCGGGAGGTGCTCCTCGTGGCCGGGGCCACCGGCCCCACCGCCCAGGCCGTGGCCGAGGCCGAGCTGGCCGCGTCGCTCGGCTACCACATGGTCCTGCTCAGCCCCGCCCGGGATCTCGACGAGGACGAGCTGATCGAACGGGCGCGCGCGGTGGGGGAGGTCCTTCCCGTCATCGGCTTCTACCTCCAGCCCGCGGTGGGCGGCAGGCAGCTGTCGCGGAACTTCTGGACAGAGCTGGCCTCGATCGACGCGGTGGTCGGGATCAAGGTGGCGCCCTTCGACCGCTACCGGACGCTGGACGTCCTGCACGGCGTCTGCCGCGCGGGCCGGGAGGGCGAGGTCGCGCTCTACACGGGCAACGACGACCACATCCTCGCCGACCTCATCACCCCCCACCGGGTCGTCGTCGACGGCCGCGAGGTCGAGCTGGAGTTCGTCGGCGGGCTGCTCGGCCAGTGGGCGGTCTGGGTGCGGCGCGCGGTCGAGCTGCTGGAGGAGGCGAAGCGCGCCCGCGCCGGCGACGACGTGGCCGTGCGGCGCCTGCTGACCCTCGACGGTCATCTCACCGACGCGAACGCGGCCATCTTCGACGTGGCCGGCGGCTTCCACGGCTGCATCCCGGGCATCCACGAGGTGCTGCGGCGCCAGGGCCTGCTCGCCGGGCGCTGGTGCCTGGACCCGGCCGAGGACCTGTCGCCGGGCCAGCTCGCCGAGATCGACCGGATCTGGGCGGCCTACCCCTGGCTGCGTGACGACGACTTCGTCGCCGAGGGCCTCGACCGGTGGCTGGGCTAG
- a CDS encoding DegT/DnrJ/EryC1/StrS family aminotransferase: MAGSDGRTLGDEEVAAAERVIRSGMLSSVWGTEARALEREMAELYGSRHAIACSSGTAALHLAVVAAAPDPGDEIITTPLTDFGTVAPILAQNAVPVFADVDPVTGNLDPGAVEALIGPRTRAIMAVHLFGAPARTAELRALADEHGLTLIEDCAQAWLATSPGGHPVGTVGQVGCFSLQQWKHITCGDGGLVITDDDRLAHTMRLFADKGWDRAVGRHHVSFGLNYRMTELQAAVARAQLVKLPGVVEARRRTAARLLKALDGLDGVRLPDPEGHAWWLFPLVLPGGGAPELAERLAGAGIPARAGYLVEPLNRAPVWDGPVYGTSRFPLDGPPAPCPEAERLVAENLLVIDWNEHYTDEHVDAVAAGFGR, from the coding sequence ATGGCCGGATCGGACGGACGGACACTCGGCGACGAGGAGGTGGCGGCCGCGGAACGGGTGATCCGTTCCGGGATGCTCAGCTCCGTGTGGGGGACCGAGGCGCGAGCGCTGGAGCGTGAGATGGCGGAGCTGTACGGCTCCCGCCACGCCATCGCCTGCAGCTCCGGCACCGCGGCCCTCCATCTGGCCGTCGTGGCCGCCGCGCCCGACCCCGGAGACGAGATCATCACGACCCCGCTGACCGACTTCGGCACGGTGGCCCCTATCTTGGCGCAGAACGCCGTCCCTGTCTTCGCAGACGTCGATCCGGTGACCGGGAATCTCGATCCCGGCGCGGTGGAGGCGCTCATCGGCCCGCGCACCCGCGCGATCATGGCCGTCCACCTGTTCGGCGCCCCGGCCCGGACGGCCGAGCTGCGTGCCCTGGCCGACGAGCACGGCCTGACCCTGATCGAGGACTGCGCCCAGGCGTGGCTGGCCACGTCGCCCGGCGGGCACCCGGTCGGCACGGTGGGGCAGGTCGGCTGTTTCAGCCTCCAGCAGTGGAAGCACATCACCTGCGGCGACGGCGGCCTGGTGATCACCGATGACGACCGGCTGGCCCACACGATGCGGCTCTTCGCCGACAAGGGCTGGGACAGGGCCGTCGGCCGCCATCATGTGAGCTTCGGGCTCAACTACCGCATGACCGAGCTGCAGGCGGCGGTCGCCCGCGCCCAGCTCGTGAAGCTGCCCGGGGTGGTCGAGGCCCGCAGGCGCACCGCCGCGCGGCTGCTGAAGGCCCTGGACGGGCTGGACGGGGTCCGCCTGCCGGACCCCGAGGGGCATGCCTGGTGGCTGTTCCCGCTGGTGCTGCCCGGCGGGGGAGCACCGGAGCTGGCCGAGCGCCTGGCCGGCGCCGGGATCCCCGCCAGGGCCGGTTACCTGGTCGAGCCACTCAACCGGGCCCCGGTGTGGGACGGGCCCGTCTACGGCACCTCGCGCTTCCCGCTGGACGGTCCGCCCGCGCCGTGTCCCGAGGCCGAACGCCTGGTGGCGGAGAACCTGCTGGTCATCGACTGGAACGAGCACTACACCGACGAGCACGTCGACGCGGTGGCCGCCGGGTTCGGCCGGTGA
- a CDS encoding extracellular solute-binding protein: protein MRKVAAAGLAAALGVVLAGCGSGSDSGSGKSTVTMWMYPVISDQAKSQAFWAKVEKGFETANPAVDLKIDLQPWEGRQEKVTTALAAKKGFDLVVLGPDQIPQYAQQGSLVALDDLVAPAKSAYLPAALNALTVDGKLYGVPIYQTITAPIYNKKAFADAGVSEVPGTWAALKEAAPKLAAKKVAVLDYPGAPEISLNQSFYPMLWSNGGSVFAQNGKSVAFNGPEGVAALQLLLDLKAAGGIPENAATKTNEIEGGPLASGKTAMYHAATALQAVQLGAAIGAENVGIGLPLEGSKRVAFGIPGGLVLAKHSPQQAEARKFAEYLSSPEVAADLAKESGFFPARTDATVPGQSPEATEFAKSLEFAFPGDTHPKARQVMALITPHIQAALLGKEDAKTALDAAAQEANTLLASGG, encoded by the coding sequence ATGAGGAAGGTCGCCGCTGCCGGCCTCGCGGCCGCCCTGGGAGTCGTGCTCGCCGGATGTGGATCCGGCTCCGACTCCGGGTCGGGCAAGAGCACGGTCACCATGTGGATGTATCCCGTCATCTCCGACCAGGCCAAGAGCCAGGCGTTCTGGGCCAAGGTCGAGAAGGGCTTCGAGACGGCGAACCCCGCCGTCGACCTCAAGATCGACCTGCAGCCCTGGGAGGGCCGCCAGGAGAAGGTCACGACGGCGCTGGCCGCCAAGAAGGGCTTCGACCTGGTCGTCCTCGGCCCCGACCAGATCCCGCAGTACGCCCAGCAGGGCTCGCTCGTCGCGCTCGACGATCTCGTGGCCCCCGCCAAGTCGGCCTACCTGCCCGCGGCGCTGAACGCCCTGACGGTGGACGGCAAGCTGTACGGCGTGCCGATCTACCAGACGATCACGGCGCCGATCTACAACAAGAAGGCCTTCGCCGACGCCGGGGTCTCCGAGGTGCCCGGCACCTGGGCCGCGCTCAAGGAGGCCGCGCCCAAGCTGGCGGCCAAGAAGGTCGCCGTCCTGGACTACCCGGGGGCTCCCGAGATCAGCCTCAACCAGAGCTTCTACCCGATGCTGTGGTCCAACGGCGGCAGCGTGTTCGCCCAGAACGGCAAGTCCGTCGCCTTCAACGGCCCGGAGGGCGTGGCGGCCCTGCAGCTCCTGCTCGACCTCAAGGCCGCCGGCGGGATCCCCGAGAACGCCGCGACCAAGACCAACGAGATCGAGGGCGGCCCGCTGGCGTCCGGCAAGACCGCCATGTACCACGCGGCGACCGCGCTCCAGGCGGTCCAGCTCGGTGCCGCGATCGGCGCCGAGAACGTCGGGATCGGGCTGCCGCTGGAGGGCAGCAAGCGCGTGGCGTTCGGCATCCCCGGCGGGCTGGTGCTGGCCAAGCACTCCCCCCAGCAGGCCGAGGCCAGGAAGTTCGCCGAGTATCTCTCCTCGCCCGAGGTGGCGGCCGACCTCGCCAAGGAGTCCGGCTTCTTCCCCGCGCGCACCGACGCGACCGTGCCGGGGCAGTCGCCGGAGGCCACGGAGTTCGCCAAGTCGCTGGAGTTCGCCTTCCCCGGTGACACCCACCCCAAGGCCCGGCAGGTGATGGCGCTGATCACGCCGCACATCCAGGCGGCGCTGCTCGGCAAGGAGGACGCGAAGACGGCTCTTGACGCGGCCGCGCAGGAGGCCAACACGCTGCTGGCCAGCGGCGGCTGA
- a CDS encoding carbohydrate ABC transporter permease, translated as MRQRLRDPMTGLLFVLPMLVLFVIFRFVPTLGAAGMSLTDYKVSGEWSFVGVDNYARLLDDPLFLASLRTTLLYVAVYVPLTMLVSLGTALMLNAAIHAKGLFRGMLFLPYVTSFVLAGVIWRWIYEFDGLLNGLLAKVDLGPVGFLEQSSLVLPALAVVSVWKGFGYSMLILLAGLKSIPGSYLEAARVDGANAWQRFRRITLPLLRPALFFVLIIETIGAFQTFDTIYVMTGGGPARASYTLIYGLYEQGFKFFDFGYAATLGMVLFAVVLIVSLIQRRLLDRGTS; from the coding sequence GTGCGACAGCGGTTGCGAGATCCCATGACGGGGCTGCTGTTCGTCCTGCCGATGCTGGTGCTCTTCGTGATCTTCCGGTTCGTCCCCACGCTGGGGGCGGCGGGCATGAGCCTGACGGACTACAAGGTCAGCGGAGAATGGAGCTTCGTCGGGGTCGACAACTACGCCAGGCTCCTGGACGATCCGCTCTTCCTGGCCAGCCTGCGCACCACGCTGCTCTACGTGGCGGTCTACGTCCCGCTGACCATGCTGGTCTCCCTCGGCACCGCCCTGATGCTCAACGCGGCGATCCACGCGAAGGGGCTGTTCCGCGGGATGCTGTTCCTGCCCTACGTGACGAGCTTCGTGCTGGCCGGGGTGATCTGGCGCTGGATCTACGAGTTCGACGGCCTGCTGAACGGGCTGCTGGCCAAGGTGGACCTGGGCCCGGTCGGATTCCTGGAGCAGTCCTCGCTGGTGCTGCCCGCCCTGGCGGTGGTCTCGGTCTGGAAGGGGTTCGGCTACTCCATGCTGATCCTGCTCGCCGGCCTGAAGTCCATTCCCGGCTCCTACCTGGAGGCGGCCCGCGTCGACGGGGCGAACGCCTGGCAGCGCTTCCGCCGGATCACGCTGCCGCTGCTGCGGCCCGCCCTGTTCTTCGTCCTGATCATCGAGACCATCGGGGCCTTCCAGACCTTCGACACCATCTACGTGATGACCGGAGGGGGGCCGGCCCGGGCCAGCTACACCCTCATCTACGGCCTCTACGAACAGGGCTTCAAGTTCTTCGACTTCGGCTACGCGGCGACCCTGGGCATGGTGCTGTTCGCGGTGGTCCTGATCGTCTCGCTGATCCAGCGCCGTCTGCTCGACCGGGGGACCTCATGA
- a CDS encoding carbohydrate ABC transporter permease has translation MTITASRPTATAKKTALPARRPTFGKWPLTVLLGLVSILTVSPFLVMLVVALSPAGSPTVPAQWPSELTFDNLARTLSASGFLGWTMNSLIYALVSVVIILITASMAGYAFAKKRFPGRDALLWAFLATMMVPFQATLIPTFVLVSDLGGIDTYWGLIVPTLASSQAVFLMRQFIKDLPDELFDAARVDGASEWLVYWRIVLPLTKPILATLGVFVFLWHWNDFLWPLVAAQGDAMRTLTVGLTTLRGEEVPLAVLMASATISVLPCLLVFALLQRYLVNSIAMTGLK, from the coding sequence ATGACGATCACCGCCTCCCGCCCCACCGCCACGGCGAAGAAGACGGCGCTCCCCGCGCGGCGCCCTACGTTCGGGAAGTGGCCGCTGACGGTCCTGCTCGGCCTGGTCTCGATCCTCACGGTCAGCCCGTTCCTGGTGATGCTCGTGGTGGCGCTCTCGCCCGCGGGCAGCCCGACGGTGCCCGCGCAGTGGCCCTCTGAGCTGACCTTCGACAACCTCGCGCGGACACTGTCGGCCTCCGGGTTCCTCGGGTGGACGATGAACTCGCTGATCTACGCGCTCGTCTCCGTGGTGATCATCCTGATCACGGCGTCGATGGCGGGCTACGCCTTCGCCAAGAAGCGCTTCCCCGGCCGGGACGCCCTGCTGTGGGCCTTCCTCGCGACGATGATGGTGCCCTTCCAGGCCACGCTGATCCCGACGTTCGTGCTGGTCTCCGACCTGGGCGGGATCGACACCTACTGGGGCCTGATCGTCCCCACGCTCGCCAGCTCCCAGGCCGTCTTCCTGATGCGCCAGTTCATCAAGGACCTGCCGGACGAGCTGTTCGACGCGGCCCGGGTGGACGGCGCCTCCGAGTGGCTGGTCTACTGGCGGATCGTCTTGCCGCTCACCAAGCCGATCCTCGCCACGCTGGGGGTCTTCGTCTTCCTGTGGCACTGGAACGACTTCCTGTGGCCGCTCGTCGCCGCGCAGGGCGACGCGATGCGCACGCTGACGGTCGGCCTGACCACGCTGCGGGGCGAGGAGGTCCCGCTGGCCGTGCTGATGGCCTCCGCGACGATCTCGGTGCTGCCCTGCCTGCTCGTCTTCGCCCTGCTCCAGCGCTACCTGGTCAACAGCATCGCCATGACCGGCCTGAAATAA
- a CDS encoding dihydrodipicolinate synthase family protein: MDIDSRAAELRDRLRGTLVAAAATPMTAAGEVDLDLVGDYLAGLVADGAGGLAVLAHTGRGPFLAPEVRAGVIGRAVATGVPVIVGVGGSPGTANPSGTGDPSGTGGSSDTAGPSGSGAVGHAGGAVDRMVAEARVAAGLGADAVMVFPSDDPWTAHDAIWRATGLPMIAFDLYVRPYPPGVLRRLVGHPGVAGLKTALLSDAMGCQEAIAVTREAGRLPITGEDRMFGPSLLWGAEAALVGIAAAAVEVTAEVMTAFAGSDLRGFERASARLDRLAAATFTEPMEGYVQRMLWLAAAEGRIPDSHAHDPYGPDLAEDRALLAPFATGAARTS, from the coding sequence ATGGACATCGATTCACGGGCGGCGGAGCTGCGCGACCGGCTGCGCGGCACTCTGGTCGCGGCGGCGGCCACCCCCATGACCGCGGCCGGTGAGGTGGACCTCGACCTGGTCGGCGACTACCTGGCCGGCCTGGTCGCCGACGGGGCCGGCGGCCTGGCCGTGCTCGCGCACACCGGACGCGGCCCCTTCCTCGCGCCGGAGGTCCGCGCGGGCGTGATCGGCAGGGCCGTCGCGACGGGCGTGCCGGTGATCGTGGGCGTCGGCGGCTCACCCGGTACGGCGAACCCGTCCGGTACGGGAGACCCGTCCGGTACGGGGGGCTCCTCCGATACGGCCGGCCCGTCCGGTTCCGGTGCGGTGGGGCACGCCGGCGGGGCCGTCGACCGGATGGTGGCCGAGGCCCGGGTCGCGGCCGGCCTCGGCGCGGACGCCGTCATGGTCTTCCCCTCCGACGACCCCTGGACCGCCCACGACGCGATCTGGCGCGCGACCGGCCTGCCGATGATCGCCTTCGACCTCTACGTCAGGCCCTACCCGCCCGGCGTCCTGCGCCGGCTGGTCGGCCACCCCGGGGTGGCCGGGCTGAAGACGGCGCTGCTGTCGGACGCGATGGGCTGCCAGGAGGCGATCGCCGTCACCCGCGAGGCGGGCAGGCTCCCCATCACGGGCGAGGACCGGATGTTCGGCCCGTCGCTGCTGTGGGGGGCCGAGGCCGCCCTGGTGGGCATCGCCGCGGCGGCGGTGGAGGTCACGGCGGAGGTGATGACCGCCTTCGCCGGCTCCGACCTGCGCGGGTTCGAACGGGCGTCCGCGCGGCTCGACCGGCTCGCCGCCGCCACCTTCACCGAGCCGATGGAGGGCTACGTCCAGCGCATGCTCTGGCTGGCCGCCGCCGAGGGGCGGATCCCGGACAGCCACGCCCACGACCCGTACGGCCCGGACCTGGCGGAGGACCGGGCGCTCCTGGCGCCTTTCGCGACCGGTGCCGCCCGGACCTCCTGA
- a CDS encoding UDP-glucose dehydrogenase family protein, with product MRVSVIGCGHLGAPHAAAMAELGHEVIGVELDPDKCRALSAGTAPFYEADFEELLVRHTSSGRLRFTTDLAEAASFADLHFIAVGTPLREDGRGYDVSQVIGAVRSLVPLLHRPATIVGKSTVTVGTVARIQEVIDAGAQVPGVDLVWNPEFLREGYAVQDSLFPDRIVAGLTSPRARAAIEEVYAQILDRGVALILTDPPTAEVIKSAANAFLTTKISFINAMAEVCEFVGADVNTVAHAIGLDKRIGPGGMRPGIGYGGGCLPKDVAAFTHRVGELGAQHAHGLLAAVESVNAGRPLAAVELIEKAHGGPISGRVALLGAAFKAGTSDVRDSPALRLAVRLAERGAVPVIYDPEALAAARALHPEFTYADTAEQAVSGAELVVLATEWPELTADPKLPEDAAGLVRRRVLVDVRNAVEPGPWLAAGWEVWQLGRKPQRP from the coding sequence ATGCGTGTATCCGTGATCGGTTGCGGCCACCTCGGCGCTCCGCACGCCGCCGCGATGGCGGAACTCGGCCACGAGGTGATCGGTGTCGAGCTGGACCCCGACAAGTGCAGGGCTCTCAGCGCCGGTACGGCACCCTTCTACGAGGCGGATTTCGAGGAGTTGCTGGTCCGGCACACCTCCTCCGGCCGGCTCCGCTTCACCACCGACCTGGCCGAGGCCGCGAGCTTCGCCGACCTGCATTTCATCGCGGTCGGCACGCCGCTGCGCGAGGACGGGCGCGGCTACGACGTGTCCCAGGTGATCGGCGCGGTGCGGTCGCTGGTCCCGCTGCTGCACAGGCCGGCCACGATCGTCGGCAAGAGCACCGTGACGGTCGGCACCGTCGCCCGGATCCAGGAGGTCATCGACGCCGGCGCGCAGGTTCCCGGCGTGGACCTGGTCTGGAACCCGGAATTCCTGCGCGAGGGCTACGCCGTGCAGGACTCCCTGTTCCCCGACCGGATCGTGGCCGGACTGACCTCCCCGCGGGCCCGCGCGGCGATCGAGGAGGTGTACGCGCAGATCCTCGACCGCGGGGTGGCGTTGATCCTCACGGACCCGCCCACGGCAGAGGTGATCAAGTCGGCCGCGAACGCGTTCCTGACCACCAAGATCTCATTCATCAACGCGATGGCCGAGGTGTGCGAGTTCGTCGGCGCGGACGTGAACACGGTCGCCCATGCGATCGGCCTCGACAAGCGGATCGGGCCCGGCGGGATGCGACCGGGCATCGGCTACGGCGGCGGGTGCCTGCCCAAGGACGTGGCGGCCTTCACGCACCGCGTCGGCGAGCTGGGTGCCCAGCACGCGCACGGGCTCCTGGCGGCCGTCGAGTCGGTCAACGCCGGCCGGCCCCTGGCGGCAGTCGAGCTGATCGAGAAGGCGCACGGCGGCCCGATCAGCGGTCGCGTCGCGCTCCTCGGAGCGGCGTTCAAGGCGGGCACCAGCGACGTGCGCGACTCGCCCGCCCTGCGTCTGGCCGTGCGGCTGGCCGAGCGCGGCGCGGTACCGGTCATCTACGACCCCGAAGCTCTCGCCGCCGCCCGCGCGCTGCACCCGGAATTCACCTACGCCGACACCGCGGAGCAGGCCGTCTCCGGTGCCGAGCTCGTCGTGCTCGCCACGGAGTGGCCGGAGCTCACCGCCGACCCCAAGCTCCCCGAGGACGCGGCCGGCCTGGTGCGCCGCCGGGTGCTGGTGGACGTGCGCAACGCCGTCGAGCCCGGTCCGTGGCTCGCCGCCGGCTGGGAGGTCTGGCAGCTCGGCCGCAAGCCCCAGCGCCCGTAG
- a CDS encoding amidohydrolase family protein: MIIDVHAHWGPWFFTMDVAEVNLAVMDRYGIDLAVVSATEAVIYDAPSGNRALASVLERTDRLYGYVTVNPRRLADAERDLREYLPTGRFVGAKIHTDYTGSPVTSPQMREALAMLAELDCPALVHTWDSSVLDLAQACLDLPGLRAIAGHMGATGWRHAIEAARACDRLHLEPCWSHAPAGRFAEVAAAVDARQLLFGTDATLIDPASAFGAVAAAGLTGETAERVAWRNAADLFGIKIPPGHGSPPVPPER; encoded by the coding sequence ATGATCATCGATGTGCACGCCCACTGGGGACCGTGGTTCTTCACCATGGACGTGGCGGAGGTGAACCTCGCGGTCATGGACCGCTACGGCATCGACCTGGCCGTGGTGTCCGCCACCGAGGCGGTCATCTACGACGCCCCCTCCGGCAACCGGGCACTCGCCTCCGTCCTGGAGCGCACGGACCGGCTCTACGGCTACGTGACGGTCAACCCCCGGCGGCTCGCCGACGCCGAGCGGGACCTGCGCGAGTACCTGCCGACCGGCCGGTTCGTCGGCGCCAAGATCCACACCGACTACACCGGGTCACCCGTGACCTCCCCCCAGATGCGTGAGGCGCTGGCCATGCTGGCCGAGCTGGACTGCCCCGCGCTCGTGCACACCTGGGACTCCTCCGTGCTGGACCTCGCGCAGGCGTGTCTCGACCTGCCCGGCCTGCGGGCGATCGCGGGCCACATGGGGGCGACCGGGTGGCGGCACGCGATCGAGGCGGCCCGCGCCTGCGACCGCCTCCACCTCGAACCCTGCTGGTCCCACGCGCCCGCCGGCCGGTTCGCCGAGGTCGCCGCCGCCGTCGACGCCCGGCAGCTGCTCTTCGGCACCGACGCCACGTTGATCGACCCCGCCTCCGCGTTCGGCGCGGTCGCGGCGGCCGGGCTCACCGGCGAGACCGCCGAGCGGGTCGCCTGGCGCAACGCCGCCGACCTGTTCGGTATCAAGATCCCGCCCGGTCACGGCTCCCCGCCGGTGCCCCCGGAACGGTAG
- a CDS encoding amidohydrolase family protein, with protein sequence MTAFDAEGLIGDLTVTLDVDVLVGAYPDRDGPPGTPDGVRETLARHRTTAGAVAGLRAALFDVRSGNDEILALDHPELLPVGVVDLRDPVGAGGELERLAGAGARAVRLFPDEQGVEADFPSVRHVARRATGLGLAILTGGDVRRFWRPFAGLGARVVFLDTHFYHLGDFLVTAADEPGFHTSTRLLNSPDALETAAGHVGAERLLYGSRTPLSEPLVPLLRLATSGLTPAEVAGVAGGNARRLLGLEAQS encoded by the coding sequence ATGACAGCTTTCGACGCGGAGGGCCTGATCGGGGACCTCACGGTGACCCTCGACGTCGACGTACTCGTCGGCGCCTACCCCGACCGCGACGGCCCGCCCGGCACCCCGGACGGGGTGCGCGAGACGCTCGCCCGGCACCGGACCACGGCCGGCGCGGTGGCCGGGCTGCGCGCCGCGCTGTTCGACGTGCGCTCCGGCAACGACGAGATCCTCGCACTGGACCACCCCGAGCTGCTCCCGGTCGGCGTCGTCGACCTCCGCGACCCGGTCGGCGCGGGCGGGGAGCTGGAACGGCTCGCGGGCGCCGGAGCGCGCGCGGTCCGGCTCTTCCCCGACGAGCAGGGCGTCGAGGCGGACTTCCCCTCGGTACGGCACGTCGCGCGGCGGGCGACCGGTCTCGGGCTGGCCATCCTCACCGGCGGGGACGTGCGGCGCTTCTGGCGTCCTTTCGCCGGGCTCGGCGCCCGGGTGGTGTTCCTGGACACGCACTTCTACCACCTCGGCGACTTCCTCGTGACGGCCGCCGACGAGCCCGGTTTCCACACCTCCACCCGGCTGCTCAACTCCCCCGACGCGCTGGAGACCGCCGCCGGGCACGTCGGCGCCGAGCGCCTCCTGTACGGCTCGCGCACCCCCCTCTCCGAGCCGCTCGTGCCCCTGCTGCGCCTGGCCACCAGCGGGCTCACGCCCGCCGAGGTGGCGGGCGTCGCGGGCGGCAACGCCCGCCGCCTGCTCGGCCTGGAGGCACAGTCATGA